Proteins encoded within one genomic window of Synechococcus sp. PCC 7335:
- a CDS encoding L-threonylcarbamoyladenylate synthase, which yields MAQVSLDQMIQALKTRPALVSFPTDTVPALAAAPSQADLIFAAKQRPPEKPLILMGASLGDLLPYVSGQDSAMAAWQSIAEQYWPGQLTLVLPASDLAPKNLNPHPTDQTAGTLGIRVPDHPVALALLSQTGPLATTSANLSGQPALTEISAIAQMFPSALTLGPEDYQSKAASGMPSTVAKWTSHGWQILRQGKIQL from the coding sequence ATGGCTCAAGTTTCTCTAGATCAAATGATACAGGCGCTGAAGACCAGACCTGCTTTGGTGAGTTTTCCCACCGATACGGTACCCGCGCTGGCAGCCGCGCCGAGTCAAGCAGATTTAATCTTCGCAGCCAAGCAGCGACCACCCGAGAAACCATTGATTTTGATGGGTGCGTCCCTGGGCGATCTTTTGCCATACGTATCTGGGCAAGACTCAGCGATGGCAGCGTGGCAGTCGATCGCCGAGCAGTATTGGCCAGGTCAGCTCACGTTAGTTTTACCAGCTAGCGACCTGGCTCCCAAAAATCTCAACCCCCATCCCACTGACCAAACCGCTGGCACTCTGGGCATTCGCGTACCCGATCATCCAGTCGCCCTAGCGTTACTTTCTCAGACCGGACCACTAGCAACCACAAGCGCCAATCTTTCTGGGCAGCCAGCCTTAACAGAGATTTCAGCGATCGCCCAAATGTTTCCAAGCGCGCTGACTTTAGGGCCAGAAGACTATCAGAGCAAAGCAGCTAGCGGCATGCCCTCGACCGTTGCTAAGTGGACATCGCACGGTTGGCAAATATTACGCCAGGGTAAAATTCAGCTGTAG
- a CDS encoding substrate-binding domain-containing protein has translation MPKICWKTILISGALFGALGGCSSADSPSQSVIKTFKIGGSLEAYEILEELAEGYSKTVGDVEADFAPQSQTSAGLQGVKDGALDISALSHQLTKAEESEGVKYVPLIEVPLVLVAHESLTGVSNLSTDQLRAIYSGQIRNWKEVGGPDASIALFDFAEDENEKQVLRQAYLGETLEIASEAIFFADDDYLVEGVATTNFSIAAVPLSKELSQLPLRILRLDGVGPSKANIRSGDYLMSIPLGMALSRTPSPAAEDFAIFVASQEGQNILSAYESELEAEKD, from the coding sequence ATGCCAAAGATATGCTGGAAGACCATTTTAATCAGCGGGGCCTTGTTTGGTGCTTTAGGAGGTTGTTCTTCGGCTGACTCTCCCTCGCAGTCCGTTATCAAAACCTTCAAGATTGGGGGGTCTTTGGAAGCTTATGAGATTCTTGAAGAGCTAGCCGAAGGTTACAGCAAAACCGTAGGCGATGTCGAAGCTGACTTTGCCCCGCAGAGTCAGACAAGCGCCGGACTGCAGGGTGTAAAGGATGGCGCGCTGGATATTAGTGCGCTTAGCCATCAGCTGACCAAAGCAGAAGAAAGTGAAGGGGTAAAGTATGTTCCCTTGATAGAAGTGCCGCTGGTGCTAGTCGCGCATGAAAGCTTGACGGGCGTCTCCAACCTGAGTACTGATCAGCTTAGGGCAATCTATTCAGGCCAGATTAGAAACTGGAAAGAGGTTGGTGGACCAGATGCTAGCATCGCTTTGTTTGACTTTGCAGAAGACGAAAATGAGAAGCAAGTTCTGCGGCAGGCTTATCTAGGTGAAACCTTAGAGATTGCATCAGAAGCTATCTTCTTTGCTGATGATGATTATTTGGTTGAGGGCGTAGCGACTACTAATTTTTCGATTGCGGCTGTGCCGCTTAGCAAAGAACTCTCTCAGTTGCCACTCAGGATACTTCGCCTTGATGGTGTTGGACCCTCTAAGGCGAACATTCGCTCAGGTGACTATCTAATGAGCATCCCACTAGGAATGGCTTTATCTCGAACGCCTTCCCCAGCCGCGGAAGACTTCGCCATTTTTGTGGCCAGTCAGGAGGGACAAAACATTCTGAGTGCATATGAAAGTGAGCTTGAAGCTGAAAAAGATTAG
- a CDS encoding sensor histidine kinase KdpD, which translates to MTRSTSSIPVSKMDPAYQQLWALERFKSGFLARISHELRSPINVIISLSQLILEDLCEDPEEEREFIAQSKAAALKTLTLFDQIAAVSKLDIGREPATLDQTDLSFLLPEIEMLTTLQAANQNIRYTVTAPDETVEIYTDRKWLKNTLVSLIQDAIAHTKLLTLFLDYSEAEIAIVIECDRVATQLQAEYDSLAEFILDSSTDSPEENQPQSNQSTDNQSQSIDLKSIRSQNEQAQNLQFSTALILATATTALPLINGRFEIAPHPTASDRTHLKCIFSKLAS; encoded by the coding sequence ATGACTCGCAGCACTTCTTCAATACCGGTTTCTAAAATGGATCCGGCCTATCAGCAGCTATGGGCGCTCGAACGCTTCAAAAGTGGATTTTTAGCCCGCATTTCTCACGAGCTGCGATCGCCTATCAATGTCATCATTAGTCTTAGCCAGTTGATATTAGAAGATCTGTGCGAAGATCCTGAAGAAGAAAGGGAATTTATTGCTCAGTCCAAAGCAGCTGCGCTAAAAACGCTAACGCTTTTCGATCAGATTGCAGCCGTTTCAAAACTAGATATCGGTAGAGAGCCTGCGACCCTAGATCAAACCGACCTCAGCTTTCTATTGCCAGAAATAGAAATGCTCACAACACTTCAAGCGGCCAATCAGAACATTCGTTACACCGTCACTGCCCCCGATGAAACAGTCGAAATCTACACTGATAGAAAATGGCTGAAAAACACGTTAGTGAGTCTCATTCAAGACGCCATTGCTCACACCAAACTGTTGACCCTATTCTTAGACTATAGTGAAGCCGAAATTGCCATCGTTATCGAGTGCGATCGCGTCGCCACCCAGCTGCAAGCCGAGTATGACAGCCTGGCTGAATTTATCTTAGATAGCTCTACAGATAGCCCAGAAGAGAATCAGCCCCAAAGTAACCAATCTACAGACAATCAATCTCAATCTATAGACCTAAAAAGCATCCGATCACAAAACGAACAGGCTCAAAATCTTCAGTTTTCAACCGCTCTGATCTTGGCAACTGCGACGACCGCGCTACCTTTGATCAATGGCAGGTTTGAAATTGCTCCTCACCCGACCGCGAGTGATCGCACCCACCTAAAATGCATCTTTTCAAAATTAGCTAGCTGA
- a CDS encoding chitin deacetylase family protein yields MKRTAKWLRWLRIYRWLHILSLVIFAAILLSQPRWLFTLANRLFPGALYAVQQDEGHLKAIALTIDDGPSPATADILSVLDRYDVQATFFNISSHLPRHESIVQQTVNSGHELGNHLTVDKPSIRLSIADFETVLLTSEAALLSYLPPNSQLKWLRPGMGFYNARMVEVAQRHGYQVVLGSTFPYDTHIHSSRFASEFILRTVQSGDIVVLHDGEKRGIRTAKTLEIILPELQKRGYQVTTLSNLTEKN; encoded by the coding sequence ATGAAAAGAACCGCTAAGTGGCTACGGTGGCTACGAATCTATCGTTGGCTCCATATACTTTCTCTAGTTATTTTTGCGGCTATTTTACTGAGTCAGCCTCGTTGGCTATTTACCCTTGCCAATCGCCTATTTCCCGGCGCACTCTACGCCGTACAGCAAGACGAAGGGCACCTTAAGGCGATCGCGCTCACCATAGACGATGGGCCTAGTCCTGCTACCGCTGACATTCTATCCGTTCTCGATCGCTACGATGTCCAAGCCACCTTCTTCAACATCAGCAGCCACCTACCTAGACACGAATCAATCGTCCAACAGACTGTCAACTCTGGCCATGAACTAGGCAACCACCTCACCGTAGACAAACCGAGTATTCGCCTGAGCATCGCTGATTTTGAGACAGTGCTACTCACCTCAGAAGCGGCCCTCCTATCCTACCTACCCCCAAATTCGCAGCTCAAATGGCTTCGCCCCGGCATGGGATTTTATAACGCCAGAATGGTAGAAGTCGCTCAGCGTCATGGATATCAAGTCGTACTCGGATCTACATTTCCCTACGATACGCATATCCACTCTTCTCGCTTCGCAAGTGAATTTATTTTGCGAACTGTTCAATCAGGCGATATTGTTGTACTTCACGACGGAGAAAAAAGGGGAATTCGCACGGCCAAAACGCTGGAAATTATTCTACCAGAACTGCAAAAGCGCGGTTACCAGGTAACAACCCTCTCTAATCTAACAGAGAAAAATTAA
- a CDS encoding SDR family oxidoreductase, with translation MSQHVLITGASQGTGKATALKFASKGWDVTLAARQADRLQAVAEQIEAMGSKAIALPTDVGSADQVSALIEKSLSTFGKIDTLINNAGICLTGPMANTSLEDWHRIFDTNFWGYVHTIRAVLPAMLSAGKGTIINVGSIGGKMPMPNMTAYCASKYALTGMTETLRLELVSKGIHVGIVHPGIIDSDFLERAQFRGSDDQAIQDRQNQMNQALQSGLASQPEDIANAIWKAVQQEQNEVVVGVSAIATNLNRLFPALTQWALSKGAS, from the coding sequence ATGTCACAGCACGTTCTGATTACAGGTGCTTCTCAAGGGACTGGAAAAGCCACCGCCCTCAAGTTTGCCTCGAAAGGCTGGGATGTCACCCTAGCGGCTCGTCAAGCAGATAGACTGCAGGCAGTGGCTGAGCAAATAGAAGCCATGGGAAGCAAGGCGATCGCACTGCCTACTGATGTCGGCAGCGCCGATCAAGTCAGCGCCCTAATCGAAAAATCTCTCTCCACCTTCGGCAAGATAGACACGCTGATTAACAATGCAGGCATCTGCCTAACTGGCCCAATGGCTAACACCAGCCTAGAAGACTGGCACCGCATCTTTGATACTAACTTTTGGGGATATGTCCATACGATTCGAGCAGTCCTTCCGGCCATGCTGTCCGCAGGCAAAGGTACAATCATTAACGTCGGCTCAATCGGCGGCAAAATGCCAATGCCCAACATGACGGCCTACTGCGCCAGCAAATACGCGCTGACCGGCATGACCGAAACGCTGCGTCTAGAGCTAGTGTCCAAAGGTATCCATGTAGGAATTGTGCATCCAGGCATCATTGACAGCGACTTCTTAGAACGAGCCCAATTTAGAGGCAGTGATGATCAAGCCATACAGGATCGTCAAAATCAGATGAATCAGGCGCTACAGTCTGGTCTCGCTAGTCAGCCAGAAGATATTGCCAACGCCATTTGGAAAGCAGTGCAACAAGAACAGAATGAAGTGGTTGTAGGGGTAAGTGCGATCGCCACTAACCTCAACCGCCTCTTTCCTGCTCTCACGCAATGGGCGCTGAGCAAAGGAGCGAGCTAA
- a CDS encoding sodium:solute symporter gives MQAVDWAIVGVYGLILLAISISASRQQNSTDEYFRGSRQLPWWAIGFSIIATSFSAASLLGGPGEGYNNGLLYLQLQFGDLLGYLLVIFLFLPFFVGLNLTTAYEYLERRFDGKTRSLGSLCFLLFVIARLGGLLYAASLAVATVIGLPLPLAILLVGIVSIVYTVAGGIAAVVWTDVLQFAMIFVGLGAGIWAASQGVSGGLGELWSTAGEAGKLTVINTTWEPESIRSLPTALFAYGTLAFAVAGTNQQSVQRYVSCATIADGRKAILLGWFSGFMGVAATLILGTLLFGFYTANPGLPEDIPADGILPYFIVNNGLPGTSGLLVAAILAAAMSSIDSALHSLATCMTVDFYQRYSAHEATERRSLKVAQGLIVVWGVIGIASAFYVASTGEALLPFLIKYTAMFLGPLLGLFLMGVLIPRVNANGAFYGTIGAVILLAIGTTSGLFSFPGIWQSAVIAPIGVLLGVIISLLGKVPAQRSTKGLTFWSKSVE, from the coding sequence ATGCAGGCCGTTGATTGGGCAATTGTGGGAGTATACGGACTGATCTTGCTAGCGATTAGTATTTCAGCGAGTCGACAGCAGAATAGTACAGACGAATATTTTAGAGGCTCTCGGCAGTTGCCTTGGTGGGCAATTGGATTTTCAATTATTGCCACATCATTTTCGGCGGCCTCTCTACTCGGTGGCCCCGGAGAGGGATACAACAATGGTCTTCTATACTTGCAGCTTCAGTTTGGGGACTTATTAGGATATCTGCTGGTCATCTTTCTGTTCCTACCTTTCTTTGTGGGGCTGAATCTAACTACAGCTTACGAATATCTAGAACGGCGGTTTGATGGAAAAACGCGATCGCTCGGCTCACTCTGTTTTTTGCTGTTTGTGATTGCTCGTTTAGGTGGTCTGCTGTACGCGGCCTCTCTAGCCGTCGCGACAGTTATCGGCCTCCCCTTGCCACTAGCGATTCTACTTGTTGGAATTGTCTCGATCGTCTATACAGTAGCGGGCGGTATCGCGGCGGTTGTTTGGACAGATGTTCTGCAGTTCGCCATGATCTTCGTGGGCTTAGGCGCTGGTATCTGGGCAGCGTCGCAGGGTGTCTCTGGAGGACTAGGCGAGCTTTGGAGTACAGCAGGAGAGGCCGGAAAGCTGACGGTGATCAATACAACTTGGGAGCCGGAGTCAATTCGGTCGCTGCCCACGGCTTTGTTTGCTTATGGAACGTTGGCTTTTGCCGTAGCCGGGACCAATCAACAGTCCGTACAGCGCTATGTCTCTTGTGCAACTATTGCAGACGGGCGGAAGGCCATTCTACTCGGCTGGTTCTCTGGCTTTATGGGCGTAGCCGCAACCTTGATTTTAGGGACGCTCCTATTTGGCTTTTATACGGCCAATCCTGGATTACCAGAAGATATTCCCGCTGATGGAATTCTGCCCTATTTTATTGTCAACAACGGCCTACCAGGTACCTCTGGCTTGCTAGTAGCCGCAATCTTAGCCGCAGCGATGTCATCGATTGATTCGGCGCTACATTCTTTGGCGACCTGTATGACGGTTGATTTCTATCAGCGCTATTCAGCCCATGAGGCAACCGAGAGGCGATCGCTCAAAGTCGCCCAGGGTCTGATCGTTGTCTGGGGAGTGATCGGTATTGCCTCTGCTTTCTACGTTGCCTCTACTGGCGAAGCGTTGCTGCCTTTTTTGATCAAATACACGGCGATGTTCTTGGGGCCACTATTAGGGCTGTTTTTAATGGGCGTTCTGATACCTAGAGTCAATGCCAACGGTGCTTTCTATGGAACGATCGGTGCGGTGATTTTACTGGCGATCGGCACAACATCAGGGTTGTTTTCCTTCCCAGGCATTTGGCAATCTGCGGTAATCGCACCGATTGGAGTATTGCTAGGAGTAATTATCTCTCTTTTGGGAAAAGTGCCTGCTCAAAGATCTACAAAAGGACTTACCTTCTGGAGTAAGTCAGTAGAATAG
- a CDS encoding virulence factor has translation MKLRSIETTPSPNCMKLTLDRVASNEPITLKTGDPTAEVAKVFQNLLAIEGVQSVFAMNDFVTLTRKGSADWQSVLTAASNLLGIAEDAEPSVNDSLQTKIAETKTAETKTTETTTAKTKTIETKTPSTQKFSQVEVAIQRFRGLPVQVRVTNNAEQARVALSDRFNQALQRAIAATDANYVAERVWAPYQPQFGEVNAIAQQVAEEIETLVDDQELTRLEQQAITPKQKVLSFEQTSAELIASLQHSDWKQRLRAIQQIEINKETFPAIVAALKDNRAAIRRWAAALLGASERNEAVHPLCQLLLTDSSPIVRRTAGDALSDLGDAQAGVAMIKALSDTSALVRWRAARYLNEMGDHSAVEPLTQAIASESEFDVRVEMTAALERIQMGEASQLPMWMRMSNAS, from the coding sequence ATGAAACTTCGTTCGATAGAGACTACCCCTAGTCCAAACTGCATGAAGCTGACCCTAGACAGGGTAGCAAGCAATGAGCCAATCACACTCAAAACCGGAGACCCTACAGCCGAAGTCGCCAAGGTCTTTCAAAATCTGCTGGCAATAGAAGGCGTCCAGTCTGTCTTTGCTATGAACGACTTTGTCACCCTAACGCGTAAGGGCAGCGCCGATTGGCAAAGCGTTCTAACAGCAGCGAGCAATCTTCTGGGCATTGCAGAAGATGCAGAACCCAGCGTGAACGATAGTTTACAGACCAAAATTGCTGAGACCAAGACTGCTGAGACCAAAACGACTGAAACCACGACTGCTAAGACCAAGACGATTGAGACCAAAACACCCTCCACACAAAAATTCTCTCAGGTCGAAGTCGCAATTCAAAGGTTTCGAGGCCTTCCGGTTCAGGTACGAGTGACCAATAATGCAGAGCAAGCTCGAGTAGCCTTAAGCGATCGCTTCAATCAGGCATTGCAAAGAGCAATCGCTGCTACTGACGCGAACTATGTCGCTGAGCGCGTCTGGGCACCGTATCAGCCACAATTTGGGGAAGTCAATGCGATCGCCCAGCAGGTTGCTGAAGAGATAGAAACCCTCGTAGATGACCAAGAGCTGACTAGGCTAGAACAACAGGCGATCACACCAAAGCAAAAAGTCCTTTCTTTCGAACAAACTTCAGCCGAACTCATCGCAAGCCTTCAACACTCTGACTGGAAACAACGACTAAGGGCAATCCAACAAATTGAAATCAACAAGGAGACTTTTCCTGCAATTGTTGCTGCACTGAAAGACAACCGAGCAGCCATTCGGCGTTGGGCAGCGGCGCTACTCGGTGCTAGCGAACGTAACGAAGCAGTCCATCCCCTTTGCCAACTGTTACTGACTGATTCATCCCCTATCGTTCGGCGTACCGCTGGAGACGCGCTAAGCGACCTAGGCGACGCTCAAGCCGGCGTGGCCATGATCAAGGCATTGAGCGATACATCAGCACTGGTGCGCTGGCGAGCGGCTAGATACCTAAACGAAATGGGAGACCATAGTGCAGTAGAGCCACTGACGCAGGCTATAGCGTCTGAAAGCGAATTTGACGTACGTGTAGAAATGACCGCGGCGCTTGAGCGTATTCAAATGGGCGAAGCCTCTCAGCTACCGATGTGGATGCGAATGAGCAACGCTAGCTAG
- a CDS encoding sensor histidine kinase: protein MQSDQILLQQRILPGKAILETDVVKVFSRDREVLLDTRSLSFLDLEIYSEAILDSLMVGASISTVVGSSGNGAPVLLGTAPIKNTAGIVGGAVLGRVLSNDLLLQINDSIDEQIVAISDDQVLASTFPSGLDDFSWKEQNYTESPVKMTFRGQSYLAQVVSLDGLDNEHFEIILLVSRTPVQQAKARLWTLFFMTGTIGAALLSVIGYCIAKRIASPIQEITEVALNVVEDNDYSLRVPVRNQDEIGTLAASLNQLIQWVGQYTRELELLAHTLEARVEARTQELSETIGQLKETQMQLIQTEKMSSLGEMVAGIAHEINNPIGFIQGNIAPLSQYFNDLVDLLKTYQLEYRDPSKRILEKQEDIEIEFVLEDSAKLLSSLERGVQRVRDIIVSLKNFFRLDEAAVKDVDLCEGLDSTLLILNHRLKEGIDVVKAYAPMPLVRCSPAQINQVFTNIIVNALDAMLESDSRPKQLEILTRTLPKEHVQVCIRDTGPGISPKVKAKIFDPFFTTKPVGKGTGLGLGICFQIIQQHQGTIEVNSEMGKGTEFVITLPILADVEEVIED from the coding sequence ATGCAATCAGATCAGATCTTACTGCAGCAGCGAATTCTGCCTGGCAAAGCCATTTTAGAAACGGATGTGGTTAAGGTCTTTAGCCGTGATCGAGAGGTTCTGTTAGATACTAGATCGCTATCGTTTTTGGATTTAGAGATATACAGCGAAGCTATTCTCGATTCATTGATGGTAGGTGCAAGCATCTCTACAGTAGTGGGCTCGTCAGGTAATGGAGCACCGGTCTTACTGGGAACTGCCCCTATCAAAAATACTGCTGGTATCGTTGGCGGAGCGGTTCTAGGAAGAGTGCTGAGCAATGATTTGCTATTACAAATCAACGACTCTATTGATGAGCAGATAGTGGCAATCTCTGACGACCAGGTACTGGCCTCTACGTTCCCTTCCGGCCTAGATGATTTTTCTTGGAAAGAACAGAACTATACTGAAAGCCCAGTAAAGATGACCTTTCGAGGTCAGTCGTATCTGGCGCAGGTTGTCAGTTTGGATGGACTTGACAACGAACATTTTGAAATAATCTTATTGGTGTCTCGTACCCCCGTTCAGCAGGCAAAGGCAAGGCTTTGGACATTATTTTTCATGACAGGGACTATTGGCGCAGCTTTGTTATCTGTAATTGGATACTGCATAGCAAAGCGGATTGCCTCTCCTATTCAAGAGATTACAGAGGTTGCTTTAAACGTTGTTGAAGATAATGACTATAGTTTGCGGGTGCCAGTTAGAAACCAAGATGAAATTGGTACGCTTGCTGCCTCACTCAATCAGCTGATTCAATGGGTTGGACAATACACCCGAGAGCTTGAGCTTTTAGCGCATACTTTAGAAGCAAGAGTAGAGGCGCGAACTCAAGAATTATCAGAGACAATTGGGCAGCTAAAAGAGACCCAAATGCAGCTTATTCAGACGGAGAAAATGTCAAGCCTGGGCGAAATGGTAGCAGGCATCGCTCACGAGATTAACAATCCAATTGGTTTTATCCAAGGTAATATAGCGCCACTGAGTCAGTACTTCAACGATTTGGTTGATCTATTAAAAACCTATCAATTAGAGTATCGAGATCCTAGTAAGCGTATTCTAGAGAAACAAGAAGATATTGAAATTGAGTTCGTATTGGAAGATTCGGCAAAGCTCCTATCCTCACTGGAGAGAGGCGTACAGCGGGTTCGAGATATTATCGTTTCGCTCAAGAATTTTTTTCGATTGGACGAAGCAGCTGTCAAGGATGTAGATCTTTGTGAGGGGCTAGACAGTACGCTACTGATTTTGAATCATCGGCTGAAAGAAGGTATAGATGTCGTGAAGGCATATGCCCCCATGCCGCTGGTTAGATGCTCGCCAGCACAGATTAATCAGGTTTTTACTAACATCATAGTTAATGCTCTAGATGCAATGCTGGAGAGCGACTCTCGACCAAAGCAGCTAGAGATTTTGACTCGAACTCTGCCCAAAGAGCACGTTCAAGTTTGCATTCGTGACACTGGACCTGGAATATCACCTAAAGTGAAGGCAAAAATCTTCGATCCTTTTTTCACTACCAAGCCAGTCGGAAAAGGAACCGGTCTTGGCTTGGGGATTTGTTTTCAGATTATCCAGCAGCATCAGGGTACGATTGAGGTCAATTCTGAAATGGGAAAAGGAACAGAATTCGTGATTACGCTACCGATATTAGCTGACGTCGAAGAAGTGATAGAAGACTGA
- a CDS encoding DUF1838 family protein, producing the protein MKFSSFRIGIIASFALVNTLGQVSPSHSIPTPAQDTSQQSNQSLEGIDNPLNLNEPTDALQAFRKLLCSVEDGKTVYFVWQGEGFSRRPGEPDQHIFNVQGMSARACVSLTSETNSPGFRQVSREVMLYLDPATDEILETWENPWTGQQNTVVPVANDPVNTSPMWSDTTGRRLQFQTFGEANTIFLTTTIPLFYPNPLGGEHQAYVGGQYHAMEMFNFAASRSDLLDAPRQDLAEVAVSWSRISPWLPWMEMGDRPGELVFHAASTRLLEWQQLPEPLKSQIAGDYALYQAPPDLDDERPNQTTWTNFLEYLN; encoded by the coding sequence GTGAAGTTTTCTTCTTTTAGGATAGGCATTATCGCTTCATTTGCGCTTGTAAATACACTTGGGCAAGTTTCACCCTCGCATTCGATACCTACCCCTGCTCAAGACACTTCCCAACAATCAAACCAAAGCTTAGAAGGCATCGACAACCCCCTCAACTTGAACGAGCCAACAGATGCCTTGCAAGCATTTCGTAAGCTGCTTTGCTCTGTGGAGGATGGTAAGACCGTCTATTTTGTATGGCAGGGAGAAGGGTTTAGTCGACGACCCGGAGAACCGGATCAGCACATTTTTAACGTACAGGGCATGAGCGCTAGAGCTTGCGTATCGCTGACCTCTGAGACCAACTCACCAGGATTTCGCCAAGTGAGCCGAGAAGTCATGCTCTACTTAGATCCGGCGACCGACGAGATACTAGAAACCTGGGAAAATCCCTGGACAGGGCAGCAGAATACGGTTGTGCCAGTAGCTAACGACCCAGTCAACACGTCACCTATGTGGTCAGATACGACAGGTAGAAGACTTCAATTTCAAACATTTGGTGAGGCCAATACAATCTTTTTGACAACCACAATACCGCTGTTTTACCCTAACCCCCTAGGTGGTGAGCATCAGGCGTATGTAGGGGGTCAATATCATGCGATGGAAATGTTCAACTTCGCGGCTAGTCGCTCTGATTTGCTAGATGCACCCAGGCAAGATTTGGCTGAAGTCGCAGTGAGCTGGAGTCGCATTTCTCCTTGGCTACCTTGGATGGAAATGGGCGATCGCCCTGGAGAGCTGGTATTTCATGCGGCTAGCACTCGCCTTCTAGAGTGGCAACAACTGCCGGAGCCACTCAAAAGTCAGATCGCCGGAGACTATGCGCTCTACCAGGCCCCCCCTGATTTAGACGATGAACGACCTAACCAAACCACTTGGACTAACTTCTTAGAGTACTTGAACTAA
- a CDS encoding VOC family protein, with product MASPSGITVQAVQSIGLTVSDASQAADFFTGAFDYTVVSDTVISGDEASYLYGVPDAQVRIVSLALGQETIRLMQFLSGTGEAIPTDSKSNDLWFQHFAIIVSDMDKAYERLKKFSFTPISPEPQMLPNDIKAFKFRDTDGHPLELLQFPPGLGPDYWQSKEALFLGMDHSAIAISSTETSLSLYRDVLGLTHQGSFTNIGIKQETMDNLFSAKVIVTSLTPAQGRLGVEFLDYLTPPGARPFPLDQQTNDLVHMHFELLVDDIDAAVEVLEEAHVQFVSPKVIDLPDVMPFKRGVLWRGPDGHNMLLVES from the coding sequence ATGGCGTCTCCCTCCGGTATAACGGTTCAGGCCGTACAGTCTATTGGCCTAACGGTCTCTGACGCTAGTCAGGCCGCTGATTTTTTCACCGGTGCCTTTGACTACACAGTTGTTTCTGATACCGTCATTAGTGGCGACGAGGCTAGCTATCTATACGGTGTGCCTGATGCTCAAGTGCGAATTGTATCTCTAGCGCTTGGACAAGAGACTATTCGGCTAATGCAGTTCTTGAGTGGTACAGGCGAAGCGATTCCTACTGATAGTAAGAGCAATGATCTTTGGTTTCAGCATTTTGCCATCATCGTTAGCGATATGGATAAGGCTTACGAGCGGCTAAAGAAATTCTCTTTTACGCCGATTTCTCCAGAGCCTCAAATGCTGCCCAATGACATTAAGGCGTTTAAATTTAGAGATACTGATGGCCACCCGTTAGAGCTATTGCAGTTTCCACCAGGATTAGGTCCGGATTACTGGCAGTCGAAAGAAGCGCTGTTTTTAGGTATGGATCATTCGGCGATCGCCATTTCGAGTACTGAAACTAGTCTTTCACTGTACCGAGATGTTCTAGGGCTGACACATCAGGGTAGCTTTACGAATATCGGCATCAAGCAAGAGACGATGGATAATCTTTTTAGCGCAAAGGTGATTGTGACCTCTCTAACCCCAGCGCAGGGGCGCTTGGGCGTGGAATTTTTAGACTATCTGACACCGCCAGGTGCAAGACCTTTCCCGCTCGACCAGCAGACTAATGACTTAGTGCATATGCATTTTGAGCTGCTAGTCGATGACATTGACGCAGCAGTCGAAGTTCTAGAAGAAGCGCATGTACAGTTCGTATCACCAAAGGTAATCGATTTGCCAGATGTGATGCCGTTCAAGCGAGGGGTATTGTGGCGTGGGCCAGACGGCCACAACATGCTGCTCGTGGAAAGCTGA
- a CDS encoding DoxX family protein, with protein MDTIVTALSALYPAFIEGAQGYMLLAFRAVVGFLFILHGLPKIQNLQTWSKALGAPLPLCFLSAGFMIVGGTGLIIGLLTPFASLSILVSMIYALVLEVIDGLPIVAPDPYELGEFYSGPNGDKGEPPSMEKALIFTMMLTLLILFGPGAYSIDALLFG; from the coding sequence TTGGATACGATTGTTACGGCGCTTTCGGCGTTATACCCAGCGTTTATTGAAGGGGCTCAGGGCTATATGCTGCTAGCCTTTCGAGCTGTTGTCGGATTCTTGTTTATCTTGCATGGCTTGCCTAAGATCCAAAATCTTCAGACCTGGTCGAAGGCGTTAGGTGCGCCGCTACCGCTGTGCTTTCTGTCGGCGGGATTCATGATTGTGGGCGGTACTGGTTTGATCATAGGACTGCTGACGCCTTTTGCCAGTCTATCCATTTTGGTTTCGATGATCTATGCGCTGGTGCTAGAAGTCATTGATGGTCTACCCATTGTTGCGCCTGATCCCTATGAGTTAGGAGAATTCTATTCGGGGCCGAACGGTGATAAAGGTGAGCCTCCAAGTATGGAGAAGGCGCTCATCTTTACGATGATGTTAACGCTGCTGATTTTGTTCGGACCTGGTGCTTATTCGATAGACGCGCTGCTGTTTGGGTAG